In Chryseobacterium sp., the genomic window AAAGTTAAAAGATTTTACGGTAAAGGTGGTGTTTACCGCTCACCCGACCCAGTTTTATCCAAGTTCAGTACAGAGAATTATTCAGGATTTGAGAGGGGCAATCACCAATGATTCTGTCACACAGATCGATACGCTCCTGCAGCAGCTGGGAAAAACCCCATTTGTAAATAAAGAAAAACCAACCCCGATAGATGAGGCGTTGAGCATTATTTCATACCTCAGGTATGTTTATTACGATACGATTGGCGAGCTGTTTACGAAGATCAAAAAGACTTTCGGAAACGGGCATTTTCATCTTCACGAAGATATTATCCAGCTTGGTTTCTGGCCGGGAGGAGACAGGGATGGAAATCCATTTGTCACTGCTGATGTTACGAAAAGAGTAGCGGAAGAGCTCCGCTCGGCAATTCTGAAGTCTTATTACAGCCATTTGAAGTATATCAGAAGAAGGTTGAGCTTTAGAGGCGTTGCAGAGGTTTTAACACAGCTGAGTGAAGAGCTGTATGCCGCTATTTTTGACGGACAAAGCATTACGGCAGAAGATATCTTAAAAAGAGCAGATGAAGCGGAGAAAATACTGGTCACCGAACATAATTCTTTATTTTTAGATCTTTTAGCCAATTTCAGAGACCGGGTGAAGATCTTCGGAACCCACTTTGCTACGTTAGATATCCGTCAGGACAGCAGAATTCATCAGAAGGTAATTGATGAGGTTTTTGCAAAGGTATACGGCAATGAGAATGCTGATGCTGAACAGAAATTCAGTCAGCTGGTCCAGCTTTCAGAAAAAGTAAATGCCAATGATTTTGAGGATATTGTAAAAGATACTTTACTGACCGTTTCACAGGTTTCGGAAATCCAGCGGTTAAACGGATTAAGAGGTATGAACCGCTATATCATTTCCAATTCTGACGCGGTGAAAGATGTGATGAATGTCTATGCTTTCTTTAAAGTATGCGGATATAAAGACGAAGAGATCAATATGGATATCGTTCCCCTTTTTGAAACGATGGAAGGTCTTGCCAATGCTGAAAATGTCATGAATGAGCTCTATCAGAATCCGGTTTATAAAAAGCATCTTGAAAGAAGAGGAAATCAGCAGACCATTATGCTTGGATTCTCTGATGGAACCAAAGATGGGGGATATCTGAAAGCCAACTGGGAAATCTATAAGGCAAAAGAGGTACTGACAAAGCTTTCTGAAGAAAATAATATTAAAGTGGTCTTTTTCGATGGCAGGGGAGGCCCGCCTGCAAGAGGAGGAGGCAAAACCCACGATTTCTATGCTTCACAGGGAAAAACAATTGCCAACAATAAAATAGAACTGACTATTCAGGGGCAGACCATTACCAGTATTTTCGGAAACAAAGAACAGGCAAAATATAACTTCGAACAGCTGCTGACTGCCGGAGTGGAAAATGATGTATTTAAAAATGCTAAAAAAGATCTTACAGAAAAAGAAAGAGCATTGATTATTGAACTGGCTGATATCAGTTATCAGAAATATTCTGACCTGAAAGCCCATCCGATGTTTGTTCCTTATCTGCAGGAAATGAGTACCCTGGAATATTACGGTAAAACCAATATCGGAAGCCGCCCGTCCAAGAGAGGGAATGACAGTGAGCTGAAATTTGAAGATTTAAGAGCTATTCCGTTTGTGGGCTCCTGGTCACAGTTAAAGCAAAACGTTCCCGGATTTTTCGGTTTTGGATATGCCATGCAGCAGATGAAAGAACAGGGAAGGTTTGAAGAGGTAAAAGAATTATACAAAGGTTCTGATTTCTTTAAAACTTTAGTGCTGAACTCAATGATGAGCATGAATAAGTCATATTTTCCATTGACCTATTACATCAAAAACAATCCTAAATTCGGGGCATTCTGGAACATCCTTTTTGAGGAATACGAACTTTCAAAAGAGATTATGCTGGAGCTGACGGGCTTCAAAATGCTTCAGGAAGAAGATCCGCTATCGCGGAAATCAGTAAAGATCCGTGAAAAAATAGTACTTCCGCTGTTGAGTATCCAGCAATATGCATTGATGAAGATCCAGAAAGGGGAAGGGAATAAAGGAGCCTATGAAAAACTGGTGACCCGTTCATTATTCGGAAATATTAATGCCAGCAGAAATTCAGCATAGTTTGTTAGGAATACAGGGAATACCTGTTATCAATAGAAACGGGCCTTAGCCCGTTTTGTTTTTTATATTCCCCACAGATTGTACAGATCCCGCAGATGTTTGATCTGCTCAATCTGCCTGGTCTGCGAGAAATTAAAACGATTAATCTTTTATAAACTTTTCAAAATACACCTTATCATTGGCCTGAATTTTTAGATAGTAGGTCCCTTTTGCAAAATCCTTTACATTGATAGAAGTCTGATTCATATTTTTTCTGATCAGTCTTCCCAGGTTATCATAGATTTCCAATGTTTTTATTTCAGAATCAGAGGCTACATTCAGAATATTTTTTACAGGGTTAGGATATACGGTTACCATTACTTTTTTTACGGTTTCAGAAACCCTTAAAGTATTCAATACGCTTCCGAAATTGAGAATGCCGTATCCCATCTGGTCGGTATGGTTGGGATAAAGAGATGCAGATTGTCTTAATTTTAGTTTGATCTGTTCCCTGCTCATGGCCGGAAACGCCTGAATCAGACATGCAACCCCTCCCGAGGCAATAGGAGTGGCAATGGAAGTTCCATTGACTGTAAAAGTTGTATTGTTACCCACTGTTGTTGTAGCGGTTCCCTGAGCGCTTCCATCGGGTTTTATGGCTCCTGAAGAATTGGGGCCATACGAAGAGAATCCTGAAGAATTTCCTGAAGCATCTACAGCTCCGATAGTGAATACATTCGCGTTATCTGCCGGTGTTAAAATGTAATGCCACGGTAGCGCCCCGGAATTCCCTGCAGCTACAAGAACAAAAATCCCTTTTTCGGAGGCAATTTGTGCTCCTCTGGCAATGAAGGAGGTTGTTCCGTTCATATCGGTGTAGCTGTAATTGTACCGGGAATCATCAAAAACATTATACCCTAAGGATGATGAGATGATTTCTACTCCTTTTCTGTCTGCTTCCTCAGCCGCTTCTATCCAGTATATTTCCTCTTCAGGGATTTCTACGGCAGCATTTTCACTGCGGTAAAGATAAAAATCAGCATCAGGGGCAGATCCTGCAAATGTGTTTTCCAAGTATCCTCCAATAGCTCCCAAAACAGCAGAGCCGTGTCCGCTTAAAGAAGCATTGTAGATGTCATTGGTTTTTGTAACAAAATCATATCCGGCTTTTATGTGATTATTGGTCCGTAATCTTGAAAATGCAGATCCGGTATCTACATATGGAAATCCTGCATCAATAACCGCAATGGAAACTCCTGTCCCCGTATATCCCGCCAGATGCAGAGGTCTTATATTCACCTGGTCTATCTGTACTGCACCTGCTCCGTAGTCAAAATTGGTAAGTGTTTTATTGACATTTGAGTTGTTTTTCCATTGACCGGCAGGGGTTATTTTGGTTCCTCCTGATGCATTTCTGGCAAAACTTTCTACAGAAAGTACAAAAGGTTGTGCCTGTAGCGCTGCAATTTGTGCCGGGGTAGCGTTGACGGTGGCTCCGTTAAGCCATTTGGAATAATCTGTAACAGTAAATCCCATATTCTGAAGGTTCTGGAGATAAGACTGTTCAATAGGAGCATCCTGGTCATTAAGGGCAATTCCCAGTGCAGTACGCCTGTTCAGGGATTTTTGGGAGAGTTCGGAAAGCGGATTGGCAAAGAAGGCCGCCTTATTAGGTTTATCTGTGAAATGAACAAAAACGAGCTGTGTCTGGGCTGACACACTGCAGTAACCTATTAACAGAGAAAAGAGTAGAATTTTTTTCATAGCATTATTTTGTATAAAGATAAAAACAAAATCAATAAAATTTTTGATAGGATTTTAAATTCCTTATTTTTACAGAAATATTTATTTATGAAAAAATTCAGATGGTTGACTTGCAAAGTCAGTATTACAAAATAAAGAATGATGTAGACAATGCAGTTTTAAATGTAATGGATTCGGCAGCTTTTATCAACGGTCCTGAAGTAAAGTCTTTCCAGAATGAATTGGAGTCTTATTTAGAGGTAAAACATGTGATTCCATGTGCCAATGGGACAGATGCACTGCAGATTGCGCTAATGGCGTTAGATCTGAAGGAAGGAGATGAGGTTATTACAGCTGATTTTACTTTCGCTGCTACCGTAGAAGTAATCCACCTCCTGAAATTAAAATCTGTCTTGGTAGATGTTGACTATGATACATTTACAATTTCAACCGAAGAGTTAAAAAAGGCGATTACGCCAAGAACGAAGGCCATTATTCCGGTACATTTATTCGGACAGTGTGCCCATATGGAGGAAATCCTAAAGATTGCTGAGGAACACAATTTATACGTCATCGAAGATAATGCGCAGGCAATCGGTGCAGAATATACATTCTCTGACGGCACTGTAAAATATGCCGGAACAATGGCTACTGTTGGTACAACCTCTTTCTTCCCTTCCAAAAACCTGGGATGCTATGGGGATGGGGGTGCTATTTTCACCAATAATGATGAGCTGGCGCACCGTTTAAGAGGAATCGTAAACCACGGAATGTACGAAAGATACTATCATGATGAAGTAGGGGTAAACTCCCGTTTAGACAGTATCCAGGCGGCAGTATTAAGAAAAAAGCTTCCTCACCTGGATTCTTATAATGAAGCGAGAAGAAAGGCTGCAGATTTCTACGATGAGGCTTTTGCAGGCCATCCGGATATTCTTACGCCAAAAAGAGCTGAGAACTCTACCCACGTATTCCATCAGTATACTTTGAGAATTCTGAACGGAAAACGTAATGAACTTCAAAAATTCCTTACCGGGAAAGAGATTCCGGCAATGATCTATTATCCGGTTGCCTTAAGAAAGCAGAAAGCTTATTTCCAGGACAGCAATGATGCGGATTTTGTGAATACAGACAAGCTTTTGGATCAGGTAATTTCTTTACCGATGCATACGGAATTAGACGAAGAGCAGCTAAAGTATATTACGGATGCGGTGCTTGAGTTTATGAAATAATGAAAAAAAAGATATTTAAATATAGGCTGGCATATTACTTAGCTGTAATGATCAGCCTTTTCAGTGCTGGGATTATTTAACGATTTCAGCATATTTAAAACGTTAATTATTTGTACTTCAATTATTATTAATGCATTTGCATTTATTAACTTGATTGAAAAATATGATAAAGCTGTTTTATTTTTGAACCTTAGTTTATCTTTATCCATAGTTATCTTAGGTTATCCCTTATTATTTGGAATTTTAAACGGGTATAATGTTTCAGGACATTTTAGTTTAAAATTTTTAGTTTTATTTGTATTAATTTTGATCATTATAAATGTATATAAAGTAAAAAGGCACAAAGAAGTCAACGAAATAGAAGACATAGGAAAACACAAAGATTAAAATAAAAATGGCAATACTTGTTACAGGAGGACTTGGATATATTGGTTCTCACACCGTAGTAGAACTTCTCAATAACGGCTTTGAAGTTGTTATAGTGGATGATTTATCCAATTCAGAAAGATTTATTTTAAATAATATTGAGGAAATTGCAGGCAAAAAGCCTGT contains:
- a CDS encoding DegT/DnrJ/EryC1/StrS aminotransferase family protein; translated protein: MVDLQSQYYKIKNDVDNAVLNVMDSAAFINGPEVKSFQNELESYLEVKHVIPCANGTDALQIALMALDLKEGDEVITADFTFAATVEVIHLLKLKSVLVDVDYDTFTISTEELKKAITPRTKAIIPVHLFGQCAHMEEILKIAEEHNLYVIEDNAQAIGAEYTFSDGTVKYAGTMATVGTTSFFPSKNLGCYGDGGAIFTNNDELAHRLRGIVNHGMYERYYHDEVGVNSRLDSIQAAVLRKKLPHLDSYNEARRKAADFYDEAFAGHPDILTPKRAENSTHVFHQYTLRILNGKRNELQKFLTGKEIPAMIYYPVALRKQKAYFQDSNDADFVNTDKLLDQVISLPMHTELDEEQLKYITDAVLEFMK
- a CDS encoding S8/S53 family peptidase gives rise to the protein MKKILLFSLLIGYCSVSAQTQLVFVHFTDKPNKAAFFANPLSELSQKSLNRRTALGIALNDQDAPIEQSYLQNLQNMGFTVTDYSKWLNGATVNATPAQIAALQAQPFVLSVESFARNASGGTKITPAGQWKNNSNVNKTLTNFDYGAGAVQIDQVNIRPLHLAGYTGTGVSIAVIDAGFPYVDTGSAFSRLRTNNHIKAGYDFVTKTNDIYNASLSGHGSAVLGAIGGYLENTFAGSAPDADFYLYRSENAAVEIPEEEIYWIEAAEEADRKGVEIISSSLGYNVFDDSRYNYSYTDMNGTTSFIARGAQIASEKGIFVLVAAGNSGALPWHYILTPADNANVFTIGAVDASGNSSGFSSYGPNSSGAIKPDGSAQGTATTTVGNNTTFTVNGTSIATPIASGGVACLIQAFPAMSREQIKLKLRQSASLYPNHTDQMGYGILNFGSVLNTLRVSETVKKVMVTVYPNPVKNILNVASDSEIKTLEIYDNLGRLIRKNMNQTSINVKDFAKGTYYLKIQANDKVYFEKFIKD
- a CDS encoding phosphoenolpyruvate carboxylase; its protein translation is MIHDQRAEKFRQIVENKFQIYNSLFMSLPYDKMTNIGMLLPFLYEESRTGYDAGKTPEEIVEEFFKNHTDLQTEEQKLELLFKIIQYIERQVVLFDSIEDAAFPNLHSESDNGTVTNLFERSYQDHKIEKVREKLKDFTVKVVFTAHPTQFYPSSVQRIIQDLRGAITNDSVTQIDTLLQQLGKTPFVNKEKPTPIDEALSIISYLRYVYYDTIGELFTKIKKTFGNGHFHLHEDIIQLGFWPGGDRDGNPFVTADVTKRVAEELRSAILKSYYSHLKYIRRRLSFRGVAEVLTQLSEELYAAIFDGQSITAEDILKRADEAEKILVTEHNSLFLDLLANFRDRVKIFGTHFATLDIRQDSRIHQKVIDEVFAKVYGNENADAEQKFSQLVQLSEKVNANDFEDIVKDTLLTVSQVSEIQRLNGLRGMNRYIISNSDAVKDVMNVYAFFKVCGYKDEEINMDIVPLFETMEGLANAENVMNELYQNPVYKKHLERRGNQQTIMLGFSDGTKDGGYLKANWEIYKAKEVLTKLSEENNIKVVFFDGRGGPPARGGGKTHDFYASQGKTIANNKIELTIQGQTITSIFGNKEQAKYNFEQLLTAGVENDVFKNAKKDLTEKERALIIELADISYQKYSDLKAHPMFVPYLQEMSTLEYYGKTNIGSRPSKRGNDSELKFEDLRAIPFVGSWSQLKQNVPGFFGFGYAMQQMKEQGRFEEVKELYKGSDFFKTLVLNSMMSMNKSYFPLTYYIKNNPKFGAFWNILFEEYELSKEIMLELTGFKMLQEEDPLSRKSVKIREKIVLPLLSIQQYALMKIQKGEGNKGAYEKLVTRSLFGNINASRNSA